Proteins from a genomic interval of Corynebacterium freiburgense:
- a CDS encoding acyl-CoA thioesterase, translating into MSRIKTMLNVERIDRDIFRGPTVETSLQRTFGGQVAAQALVAATATVDDAYDVHSLHAYFVAPGKSKNQTIYLVDRLRDGRSFCSRQVKAMQDGETIFVMQASFHRRGDQGVEHSDKMRDVPDPEDIVMDVDNMRHTMKALLDEWCEWDIRMVPSDQFQHNPFTPSQQVVWFRSKEVLPDDDTFHVCTLAYMSDMTLLQSAWVPHPDAQVQEASLDHAMWFLRPFRADEWLLYDQVSPSAANGRALTHGRIFDRQGNLVAVVTQEGLARTLKPGTKAIPMAGI; encoded by the coding sequence ATGTCGCGGATTAAAACAATGTTGAATGTTGAGCGCATCGACCGTGATATTTTTCGCGGGCCTACTGTTGAGACGTCGTTACAGCGAACTTTTGGTGGGCAGGTGGCTGCGCAGGCGCTGGTTGCGGCAACAGCTACGGTGGATGATGCGTACGATGTGCATTCGCTTCACGCGTATTTTGTGGCGCCAGGGAAGTCAAAAAACCAGACTATTTATTTGGTGGATCGTCTTCGGGATGGCAGGAGTTTCTGCTCTCGCCAGGTGAAGGCGATGCAGGATGGTGAAACGATTTTTGTGATGCAGGCGAGTTTTCATCGTCGTGGGGATCAAGGTGTGGAGCATTCAGACAAAATGCGTGATGTGCCTGATCCGGAGGATATTGTAATGGACGTCGACAATATGCGGCACACGATGAAAGCGTTGCTTGATGAATGGTGTGAGTGGGATATCCGCATGGTTCCTAGCGACCAGTTTCAGCATAATCCGTTTACGCCAAGTCAGCAGGTGGTGTGGTTTCGTTCGAAGGAAGTGTTACCGGATGATGACACATTCCACGTCTGCACATTGGCATATATGTCCGATATGACATTGTTGCAGTCGGCGTGGGTGCCGCATCCGGATGCGCAGGTGCAGGAGGCGTCGTTGGATCATGCGATGTGGTTTTTGCGGCCTTTTAGGGCGGATGAGTGGTTGTTGTATGACCAGGTGTCGCCATCGGCGGCGAATGGGCGAGCACTCACCCATGGTCGAATTTTTGATCGACAGGGGAATTTGGTGGCGGTTGTTACTCAGGAAGGTTTGGCGCGTACGCTAAAGCCCGGCACTAAAGCCATACCTATGGCGGGTATTTAA
- a CDS encoding transposase, producing the protein MVIESDRPIARVAAELGVSAGLLSKWVKQERQRQGSQDGMSEADLGSENARLRRELAEAR; encoded by the coding sequence TTGGTAATTGAGTCTGATCGGCCGATTGCTAGGGTCGCTGCAGAGCTTGGTGTTAGTGCTGGGCTGCTGAGCAAATGGGTCAAACAGGAACGGCAACGACAAGGCAGTCAGGACGGTATGAGCGAAGCTGATCTTGGTTCTGAGAATGCTCGCTTGCGTCGTGAACTTGCCGAAGCCCGTTGA
- a CDS encoding ATP-binding cassette domain-containing protein, producing MVQNNIVDDKPLLNCDDVGMSFGEKVALDGVSFSVKPGEKIALLGPNGAGKSTLIETLCGLWMPTTGAVSFMGQGRQVIHTI from the coding sequence ATGGTTCAGAATAATATTGTTGATGATAAACCTTTGTTGAATTGTGATGATGTCGGGATGTCTTTTGGGGAGAAGGTTGCACTTGATGGAGTTTCATTCTCGGTGAAGCCGGGTGAAAAAATTGCGTTGCTGGGGCCTAACGGTGCAGGTAAATCAACGCTTATTGAAACACTTTGTGGATTGTGGATGCCAACTACTGGAGCAGTAAGTTTTATGGGGCAAGGCCGACAAGTGATCCACACCATTTGA
- the pdxS gene encoding pyridoxal 5'-phosphate synthase lyase subunit PdxS has product MLKGGVIMDVVTPEQAKIAEDAGATAVMALERVPADIRAQGGVSRMSDPDMIEGIINAVSIPVMAKARIGHFVEAQVLQSLGVDFIDESEVLTPADYRNHIDKFAFDVPFVCGATNLGEALRRINEGAAMIRSKGEAGTGDVSNAITHMRAIRSEINKLKSMAEDELYVAAKEMQAPYELVREVAQSGKLPVVLFTAGGIATPADAAMMMQLGAEGVFVGSGIFKSGNPAQRAKAIVQATQNFDDPATIAQVSRGLGEAMVGINVDEIPVPHRLAERGW; this is encoded by the coding sequence ATGCTCAAAGGTGGCGTCATTATGGACGTCGTCACCCCTGAGCAGGCAAAAATTGCTGAGGATGCTGGTGCCACCGCAGTCATGGCCCTGGAACGCGTCCCCGCTGACATCCGCGCACAGGGTGGTGTCTCCCGCATGTCCGACCCTGACATGATCGAAGGGATCATTAACGCCGTATCTATCCCCGTCATGGCAAAAGCTCGCATTGGTCACTTTGTCGAGGCACAGGTGTTGCAATCCCTCGGCGTAGACTTTATTGACGAATCAGAGGTACTCACCCCAGCCGACTACCGCAACCACATCGACAAATTTGCTTTCGACGTCCCATTCGTCTGCGGTGCCACTAACCTAGGCGAAGCCCTACGCCGCATCAACGAAGGTGCCGCCATGATTCGCTCCAAAGGCGAAGCCGGAACCGGTGATGTATCCAACGCCATCACCCACATGCGCGCCATCCGCAGCGAAATCAACAAACTCAAATCCATGGCAGAAGATGAACTCTATGTCGCCGCCAAAGAAATGCAAGCCCCATACGAACTCGTGCGCGAAGTAGCACAATCCGGCAAACTGCCCGTAGTGCTTTTCACCGCTGGCGGCATCGCAACCCCCGCAGACGCCGCCATGATGATGCAACTAGGCGCCGAAGGTGTATTCGTAGGCTCCGGCATTTTCAAGTCTGGTAATCCTGCGCAGCGCGCAAAGGCTATTGTTCAGGCAACACAAAATTTTGACGACCCTGCGACAATCGCTCAAGTTTCTCGTGGCCTTGGGGAAGCCATGGTAGGCATCAACGTTGATGAAATCCCAGTACCACACCGCCTCGCCGAACGCGGCTGGTAA
- a CDS encoding glycosyltransferase family 4 protein yields MKIGMICPYSFDEPGGVQAHILDLAEHFIAQGHSVQVLGPCGPNTDVPDFVVRGGRSIPIPYNGSIARIAFGPRVRRKIKDFIVAGDFDVLHIHEPNSPSFSMSALRLAEGPIVATYHASSNRSWALKMSTIVLRPWLEKIRGGIAVSEMARRWQVEQLGGDPVLIPNGVDTARFRTRHNVENRVPEIVFLGRIDEPRKGLSVLLRALDSLDTEYRCTVIGGGVPKSHPNVDFVGKVSDKEKAEILQRADIYVAPNLGGESFGIVLVEAMAAGCAVVASDLEAFLAVAEGAAVFFPTGDSEALAIQLRDLIAHPDRRKELSQAGKQLAQKFDWDSVAHDVMRVYETVSGGKVRLCSGFGSS; encoded by the coding sequence ATGAAAATTGGCATGATTTGCCCCTACTCCTTTGATGAACCTGGCGGAGTTCAAGCACATATACTTGACCTGGCTGAGCATTTTATTGCCCAAGGGCATAGCGTACAGGTTTTAGGTCCATGCGGACCGAATACTGATGTGCCCGATTTCGTGGTTCGTGGTGGCAGGTCAATTCCAATCCCATATAACGGATCTATTGCCCGGATTGCGTTTGGCCCTAGGGTACGGCGAAAAATCAAAGACTTTATTGTTGCTGGTGATTTCGATGTATTGCATATCCATGAACCGAATTCACCAAGTTTTTCTATGTCGGCTTTGCGACTAGCTGAGGGGCCTATTGTCGCCACTTATCATGCCTCGAGTAATCGTTCCTGGGCGCTAAAAATGAGCACTATTGTGCTTCGGCCATGGCTGGAGAAAATCCGGGGAGGAATCGCGGTTTCGGAAATGGCGCGCCGCTGGCAGGTGGAACAGCTTGGCGGAGATCCAGTGCTCATTCCAAATGGCGTTGATACTGCACGTTTTCGCACTCGACATAACGTAGAAAACCGCGTTCCAGAAATTGTATTTTTAGGCCGCATAGATGAACCTCGAAAAGGTCTTTCAGTGCTTTTACGTGCTTTGGATTCCCTTGATACGGAATATAGGTGCACGGTCATCGGTGGGGGTGTGCCGAAATCACATCCGAACGTGGATTTTGTGGGAAAGGTTTCTGATAAGGAAAAAGCAGAAATTTTACAGCGTGCGGATATCTATGTAGCGCCAAATCTTGGTGGTGAAAGTTTCGGGATTGTTCTTGTAGAAGCCATGGCTGCTGGATGCGCGGTTGTGGCCAGCGATTTAGAAGCGTTCCTCGCTGTCGCTGAAGGGGCGGCCGTATTTTTCCCGACGGGAGATAGTGAAGCGTTGGCCATACAATTGCGGGATTTGATTGCACATCCAGATCGCCGCAAAGAGCTATCTCAAGCCGGAAAGCAATTGGCGCAAAAGTTTGATTGGGATAGTGTGGCACATGATGTAATGCGGGTCTATGAAACGGTCAGCGGAGGGAAGGTGCGCCTTTGTTCTGGCTTTGGCTCGTCTTAG
- a CDS encoding phosphatidylinositol mannoside acyltransferase: MGNLSAFGYFAGWRFVRILPESWAIRLFDFGADYVSDQGRGLDNLRNNLIRVVGAENVTRALVRKAMRSYARYWREAFRLSSMVSPELLAELRASVTGREHIEKALESGRGVILVLPHSGNWDMAGLWLASDFGTFTTVAERLRPESLFQAFVQFRESLGFRVLPDRGDEIRPYEQLALVLRDGGIVALLGERDIRGTGIPVEFFSESTTMPAGPAALALETGASLHVAHCFFTPQGWGFTISPEVCGDRVEDLVQRIAWRFEEGISAHPEDWHVLQPIWRST; this comes from the coding sequence ATGGGTAACCTGAGTGCTTTCGGATATTTTGCCGGTTGGCGGTTTGTGCGGATCTTGCCTGAATCTTGGGCGATCAGGCTCTTCGATTTTGGGGCGGATTACGTATCAGATCAAGGTCGTGGGCTAGATAACTTACGCAATAATCTTATTCGGGTTGTGGGTGCAGAGAATGTGACGCGAGCACTTGTTCGTAAAGCAATGAGATCCTATGCCCGATATTGGCGGGAAGCATTTCGGCTTTCATCGATGGTATCTCCGGAATTACTTGCGGAGCTTCGGGCTTCAGTGACGGGGCGAGAACACATTGAAAAAGCTTTAGAATCTGGTCGAGGAGTTATCCTAGTGCTTCCGCATTCCGGGAACTGGGATATGGCTGGGCTTTGGTTGGCCAGTGATTTTGGCACGTTTACTACCGTGGCGGAGCGGCTTCGCCCCGAATCATTATTTCAAGCTTTTGTTCAGTTTCGGGAATCGTTAGGTTTTCGGGTTTTACCAGATCGCGGTGATGAAATACGCCCATATGAGCAATTGGCTTTGGTATTACGCGATGGAGGAATCGTTGCCCTTCTGGGGGAACGCGATATTCGTGGAACGGGCATCCCAGTTGAGTTTTTTTCCGAATCCACAACCATGCCTGCCGGGCCTGCTGCACTAGCATTGGAGACGGGGGCGTCGTTACACGTTGCTCATTGTTTTTTTACACCTCAAGGCTGGGGATTTACTATTTCACCGGAAGTTTGCGGTGACCGAGTCGAAGATTTAGTGCAGCGCATAGCGTGGCGTTTCGAAGAGGGAATTTCGGCGCACCCTGAGGATTGGCATGTGCTTCAACCAATTTGGAGGAGTACATGA
- the pgsA gene encoding phosphatidylinositol phosphate synthase, translating to MLSVHGRRPAAVVVEPIAKMLLSLGVGPNVVTVVSAVITIGLAVCLIPSGHLFLAAVLSGVFAAMDLIDGTMARMRGGGTKFGATLDATCDRITDGALFAAITWWLIFSYHAPTPTIIASFVVLVASQVISYVKARGEASGFTMIGGLIERPERLILGLGGIGLTGLGVPYAIDIALWILAFGSVFTIAQRLIQASRSPYAQALADPPVGCKETLS from the coding sequence ATGCTCAGTGTGCACGGCCGTCGACCAGCGGCTGTTGTTGTCGAACCTATAGCAAAAATGCTGCTCTCGCTAGGTGTAGGGCCGAATGTAGTCACGGTGGTTTCTGCCGTTATTACTATCGGGCTTGCCGTGTGCCTGATTCCTTCCGGCCATCTATTTCTTGCGGCGGTACTTTCAGGAGTATTTGCTGCAATGGATCTTATCGATGGCACTATGGCGCGAATGCGCGGCGGTGGCACAAAATTCGGGGCGACTCTCGACGCCACTTGCGATCGCATTACTGATGGCGCACTGTTTGCAGCTATTACATGGTGGTTAATTTTCAGCTATCACGCGCCAACCCCGACGATTATTGCGTCATTTGTTGTACTGGTCGCTTCGCAAGTAATTTCCTATGTCAAGGCACGTGGTGAGGCCAGTGGTTTCACTATGATTGGCGGTCTTATTGAACGCCCCGAGCGATTAATTCTAGGCCTTGGTGGTATCGGTCTTACCGGTCTTGGTGTGCCATATGCAATTGATATTGCACTATGGATCCTCGCTTTTGGTTCGGTATTTACTATTGCTCAGCGGCTTATTCAAGCTAGCCGTTCGCCTTATGCACAAGCATTGGCGGATCCGCCAGTAGGCTGCAAGGAGACGTTATCGTAA
- a CDS encoding HIT family protein — protein sequence MISQARKLLQQNSDFVDQGLGTPDRLERLWAPYRMHYIAKGVEKEEGIERDPFLEVPKMSDHDGLIVARGELVYCVLNLFPYNAGHMLVVPFRKVADFEDLSCDEMAELMAFGQSAIRALKHVSQPHAINLGFNLGRSSGGSVGDHLHMHVVPRWNGDSNFMTIIDGVKVLPQVLKDTRSLLAQAWSELEDAPGTVTL from the coding sequence ATGATCAGCCAAGCGAGGAAACTTTTGCAACAAAACAGTGATTTTGTAGATCAAGGTTTGGGAACTCCCGATAGGCTTGAGCGGCTATGGGCTCCATACCGTATGCATTACATTGCTAAAGGCGTGGAGAAAGAAGAGGGCATTGAGCGTGATCCTTTTCTAGAGGTTCCCAAAATGAGTGACCACGATGGGTTGATCGTGGCGCGGGGCGAATTAGTTTACTGTGTGCTGAATCTTTTTCCATACAATGCGGGCCATATGCTTGTGGTGCCGTTTCGTAAGGTAGCCGATTTTGAAGATCTGAGCTGTGATGAAATGGCTGAGCTTATGGCTTTTGGTCAAAGTGCGATTCGGGCATTAAAACACGTTTCGCAACCGCACGCCATTAATCTTGGTTTTAATCTTGGTCGTTCTTCTGGCGGTTCAGTGGGGGATCACCTGCATATGCATGTGGTTCCCCGCTGGAACGGTGATTCTAATTTCATGACCATTATCGATGGTGTGAAGGTGTTGCCCCAGGTGCTTAAAGATACTCGGTCACTTCTTGCCCAAGCTTGGAGTGAATTGGAAGATGCTCCAGGAACAGTTACTTTGTAG